Sequence from the Mugil cephalus isolate CIBA_MC_2020 chromosome 20, CIBA_Mcephalus_1.1, whole genome shotgun sequence genome:
CTCTCGAGGCTCGAGCGATACACAAGTCGGGATTGAAGCAGTATGCTTTACCTGGGCGGGGGTTCCCAGAAATCCTCCCCTGTGACGAGGCGCTCACCAACATACCCATATATGGACAACCCCCGTGCGTAATTAGGAAAGGCCTACGTACGCACTTCACGTTCCGTgcgtaaaaacacagaaaccaaaATCTGCGTGTGTAAGGTTTTCTCGCAAGTAGATATAAAAACTGATGTgtttataaaggaaaaataacttCGCCCTCatcacctccaccctcccttTCCTGTTGTTTataaatgttgaatgtgaatTTGCGTATCAAATATTTATGATTGAATAAACAGACACCACAAGTTCCTTTTCATATTTTAAGGTACTTTACTTAAATATACACatatcacaaataaaaaaaagacactgtaaACATGGACATCATCAGTTTGTCTGGGTCAACCGGACAAACGAAATAATTTACACATTGAATGAATGCAACATTGCatgacaatattaaaaaaaaaaaaaaagtacaaagtaATACTATAATTTTTCCCATGTTTTACCATTAGTAAATCTGACTTTATGGGCTTCGCCCAGTGCGTCGCTCAGTGTCTGCTCAGTCTGGATGCTGCCCAGGTTTCTAGGGTTGAATGGTCCTGCGAGGGGTGTCCAGCATCCGGAAGTACCATTTCAAATCAGTCTCTTTACCCTAAGTAGCCTAACAGAGTTGCCTACACATATCTCTCGGCCTTGCTGACAACACATCAGCAGCGATTCCAGTGCTGCGCATGCAGAACTCCAGTGTTATTACTTTTCAGTCATTTAGTAGTCTCTGTTTCCTAAAACGCCTCCATCTTGCTTGTGAGCATCAGCTGACAGCCGCTGCTCACGTGTGTCAGGACCTTCTGTTTGAGCTGGGCGACCTGGTCCCGCAGCACCGACGCCGTGTTGGAGAGCCCCGCGTTGTCGTTCTTCAGCAccttcaccttctcctccagcCGGGCGATGCGCTCCAGCTTGCGCCTCCTGCACTTGGTGGCGGCTAGCCGGTTCCTCAGCCTCTTGCGCTCCGCCTTGATCCTCTCCTGGGTCTCCAGGTCGATGGGAGACATCGGGGGCGAGCCGTCGCTGCTGAGGAGGTCAGGTACGGTCTGGGGCTCCTCTTTCAGAGCGACCAGCCGCTGCGGATGGAGCCCGGAGCCGGGGAGAGTGTGCTGGAAGGGGTGCGTGCCGTGCGTCGACGTCTGCGGGTGGCTCTGCTGGTGCGGCGGCAAGTAGCTGATCGTGGCCGTGGGGTAGCTGGATGCGGAAGAGAGGCTTGTGTTCGGGCAGTAGGCGTTCAGTGTCGTGTAGATTGGAGGCTCGGGCTGCAGGGCAGAGCCGAAGACACTAGAGGCCGCCGGCGAACACGTCGTAACTCCACCGGCTCCGATGGACACGTTAGGAGGAGGCATCTGGTTCATCTTGTGGAGCTCGTCCAGCGCTTTCACGAAGCCCTCGGCGAACCCCTCCTGCTCATCGGTGATGCCCCGGTTGTAGAAGTACTGCcccggggtgggggtggtgatAACACCGTTACTGTTTTGAATGATGAGCCTCTCTAGTTCTGGGGACGCGAGCTTCAGGGATCCCACGTCTTGCTGACCCCCTTGGTACAGGTCTGTCTCGGCTCTCAGCTGGGATTTCAGGTTGCGATATGGCTCTGTCAAGTTCAAATTCATATTCTGCTTTAGCAGTTTGTAGTCGTGCATTGCTGCATCTGAGTGGCCGTAAGCCGACAGAAAAGAGTCGTCATGATAAAAAGGCTGTTCCATCTTTGTAGACATAAAGTCGTAGGAAAAAGTAAGCTTACCAGCTGCTTATAGAAACACAGTCTCTGGGTTATCAAGAAAAGTCAGTGTCAGCAGAGAACATGCATCAATTCAGGCAACTCGTCGTCTCTGTCAACAGTGTCCCAGAAGtggaattgaaaaaaaataaataaatcactcgAATCAAAAGAGCCAAAGTCCAACAAACGCTGTCTTCGGTTCGGTGTGAGCAGCTAAAAGTCTCTTCCAGGCTCTGTTTTGCTGGTAATCTTTACACTCCTGTTCAGTGAAAGTTGTATCTCGCAATTCCCGGCGGTGGAAGTGTTTTGGTCCTGGTGCTAGTTGAGGTGTGTGCAGGCACGGCAGTGTGCGCCTTTATATGCTGCAGTGGGCGAGCGCACGCTGCCAAGACGGCGCGGCTCCGCTATTGGCCACAGCTCCGCGTCCACGCCCAGCTAGTGTTGCGTCAAGTGACGCTAATGCCGGGAAGAGGCGACTGTAAACAAGCCTGTAGGCAAGAGAGCCGCACGGAGGAGAGATGGCAGCGGAGACCTGTGTCAGAAATAGAAAAACCCACTGAGTTTACGCACGGATCTGCGCGCGTACGCTTCGCCCGAGTGGCTGTTTTATAAGAGACGAGGTTTATCCGTCACATTAAACCTTTTATTTCgtgtccattcattcatttttctcctcCCGCGCGTCGCTGGAGTTGAACCAGAGCGTACGGGTTCGGGGGGTTGTTCAACGTAGGATTTCGTGAAATGTCCAACAGTTAATGCGCAAAAATAATCCATTAGATGCGaaatatacacaaaacaaaacagccacTGTGCTGTTTATTGTGGGCCATCCTGTGGAGGAAGTATCGCGGCCTTATATGGGCATGGTGACGCACTAGTTCCTCTTCAGGACAACCGGGAAGCCACGCCCACTCAGGCCTCATTCCAGCAGCATTCCTGCTGTTGTGTAAACCGAATCCATGTGCGAGGTAGTTAGGGACTTTCTGCCTCAGCAGGGGAGAAGGAGTGGACTTATCTAGAATACACCCATCTGTATTAAAACCATTTGACCTAGAATTTGATAAGACTGACATCTACTAGTGCTTTCTATGACCAACTGATCACCAGTTGTGGCACTCCCTGCCTGAGCAAATTCATAAGACTCAATTTTATCATTGTGGCCTTTAGTTAATAGGCActgcatcatttattttatctggtATTTTTAAGTCTGTGATTTTATCTACTATCAGTTTttactgtaaagtgctttgtcattttgattttggAAGGTCTTCCACAAATAAGACTATGAACATATTATTAATACACATGTTTCACTTCAAGTGACCATGAATTTATTCTTATGACTGACTGCTTCCATCCTAACGCTTTCTCCGTTCGTTTTCAGTACAAATCATGACTATGGGGatactgctgctgttgttgggaACGATAATTTTAGGAAGAGTCTTGTTTGGtaatttaaccttttttatATCTCACCAAATGTGACCTTCATTTTCGTTTTACCGTGGAGGAACATGTGCCCGGTTCAATGTGATTTCTCAATAGTGCACCTGTCTCGGCTGCAGAGAACAAACCTTTATCTTGTGTTTGTACTTCTTCCAACGCCTACACAAACACGCACCTTTAACAGTGTGTCCCGTACCGTACCCTTccgcagacaaaaaaaacaaaacaagtcagGTAGGATGCTTTGATAAATCCTCAATCTGCACCGGAGGGATGAATCTCTGATTGTGTTCGACAGTTGTTTATACAAGGAAACGCATCAATTACATCTCTCATTTTTTTATGGATGTGCAACCGAGCGGAGATAAGGTCGGATCAGGTTTAGAGCCGAACAATGAAAGGTTCacatctttatttaaatgagcAGACGATTAGTCCGATGAGCCTCCACATATTCAATGATCACACCACCCACGGTGTTCCAGATGTGTTCTCACGTAGTGACGATAAAATAAATGGTATTTGACAAAAGACAGATCCTCTTTGCATTTGTTCTACTTGGAACAGTTCAGTGTTTGAACCATTTCTAAATTATGTTTAGCTAGCAGCTTCTATTTATTCACTACTCTCAAGGAACTATTTCACATGTCATTAGTTTTAACTAATCATGCAAATAATTTGCCGTCAGGTTTGACATAAAACAGCTTTACCAGTGTTTGTAAATTTACTTAGGAACAGCATCAGAGCAATTTGTACTCCTCTCTAGTTTATAGCTGCTCCTTGTAAAGCTTAGGAAAATGAGTACGTACGAGACGCCAGCCTTGGGTAAAGTGGTAATAAAGGAGACTAGACAGCGATGTTAATCATTAAAAGCCCcacctttaattattttaccttttagTCCACATTATAGTCATGTTTCCACCCACGGTTCCTGGTCACAGAAACTCTTATCAAGAAACCGAAACGTTCTTTGTACTGTTATTTGCCATGTTTGAGTGCATCAGACGTCGGTAATAAGGAAGACTAGACAACAAACTTAATACCgtataaaaaagaaagcatCATGTTTGATTTGGTACACATTTACATAACAACCACTTTTCCACCTATGGCACCTTTTAGTCCcaggaacttttttttcaaGGAATTTAAAGGTGTCGTGAacctaacttaacaaaacatccgtgaagggaggtgcccacttgaaaaaaataaagctagGCTAGccttggctaggctagttagctggtgtcttcttgttggttgctagttagCAGCTAAAGACTAGCCTGCTGTTTTTCACTTGGACTGGGCTTCGAAacgtgttttgcctcggatcttgacCCAAGGGAGAAGCGTTGGTTGAAATGTAGTCGTATATCCCTTCACTTCTTatctactgctgttggctaggctaattagcaggagtcttcttgttggttgctagctggtagctagctgctagcctgctggtcggttttcagttggactgggcttcttcTAAATGTGATTAGGCTGTGATTGTAACATCCTGTGAAATAATGAATATCACTGACGCAGATTGACACAAAAAGCAACGGAAATGCTAGATTTAAAGTTAGCGAAGATATTTTAAACCACACAGACCTAcagactttaaaaacaacaagttcCTACCACCTGACTAGAGACTTTCTTAAGGGGTAAAATAATTTTCCTGAATACGAATTCCTAGTAGTAGCGACGCAGGAACCGGATACCTCCAAAAAGGTCCTTGGAGAATGTTCCTACAGCCTAAACATGTCAAAATCTCATTCAGTTCATATCTTGAGCTTGAACTGGAGAATGAAGCTGGGACAAGCTTTCAACATGTTTTCCCTCTGGCTGTGAATTGTCGCAACTTCTCTGTAACAACACGTACCCGTTgttaaatgcacacacagaggtATTTGCTCAGACTTTACCCTGTTATCATGTTTAGGGCCTAAAGGGAATACCTCTGTTAGGACACAGGCGACTATTTTTAATCCACTCAGGTAATTCTGAGGAATTCAGATCGAGTATTTTGATTCTATGCCTTTTTGTCAGTAGTCATGGGAATATGCACAAACAGGGGAAAACAACAGTTCCTGGCAGTGGTAAGCCTCCACTTTGCCACCTCCCTTATAAATTCTATTCTGTGTGCAGCTGCCTGTTTTCTGATGCCGTCctgttctgctctgctctgctccgtTTGGGTTTTGGTTTTATGCAGCGCTGCGGTTCGAGGTTGACCGCAGTCCCAGTGACATTTTGGCACAGAGCAACAGCGCAGGGTCCAGAGCGGTGAGTGTTTACGGGAACATTCGTGAGATGGCACCGTGCCATCCTGCCAAATGTTACTCAAAAGCGCCCATGTTAGCCGCCCGGGAGTGGGAGTGACGAATGTGCGAACGTTGAGACAGATGTACACgtgtgtttaatattttgcCCTGAACAATGCGTATTAATCACCCCCATGGCCGTAGACTTCAGTTATCAGGTTTCAGCtttggcgaaaaaaaaaaaaaagtgtccaacGTGGCTTCGTCACATCTCGATTAGTCACATCTCTGTTTAGTCTGTTTAGATTTAGAGTTGTTCTGTGTACTCAAAATTCCTTTCTCcgacttttttgtttgttttttctcgaCAGACCCTTTTGCTGACAGCCTTGACTTGTTctaggattttttttatatataaatatatatatatttatgcataATTTCTGGGCAAACTTTCAAACAGTTCCAGGGCAGGACGAGCTGCTTGGCAACAGACTCAGGTTTTTTAAACACTCCGGACCAAATGGACGAGAGCCAAAACCAACTGAGTGTTACCTGCACTGGTTCCTGGGTGAGTTTGGGAAAGGCAAGGCCTGAGGGTGGAAGGAAGCTGTTTACCGTAAGATTAAGAAACGTGTGAGTCTCTGAACATGTGCcggtgtcggtgtgtgtgtgtgtgtgtgtgcaaaagcACGTATATCACTTTGGGTGGAGTATGAGTGTGAACATCTGCACGAAGGGAGGTTgtaactgaaataaacattttctctgaGGAAGTTTTTGTTCACAGACTCCCACATCTTCCTTTTGCTCTTTTTTCAACCTTGTGATAAATAatgttaagtaaaaaaaaaataataataatttatagtgTTTTAGTGTCCAGACAAAACCACTGAAGCTCTTGTTTTCCCTCCTCACCAGGGGGAAAATCCCCTCATTTTCTTCCCCTTATCTCTTAACAAAGCAGGCTTTCACAGTAAGGTGCTTATGACGAGGATTGAGttctcttcacctcctcctctcaaaCTGTCCCATTGTGCCCCAGCCACCTCTGCACAACCCTCCTTTTGTCAGCGCGCTAACTCGTCGCCCGCTCCTCCGCGAACGCGACCGAGCGCCCTTTTAGTTGGCGTGATGGCGCGGCCTCCGTGACTCAGAGCGTCCGAGGGCAGCCGGGGCCGATCTGGGGTCAAAGCCCGAGAGTCTTTCCTCCTGACCTTCACGACTCCTTCAAACACCCACTCAgcgaaaaaaaaatgaaaaggaaaaaggacgGGCTAGCACAGGCGGGCAAGgcgaaagagaaagacaggctCAGTCAGATGAGGTTTGTTTGTGAAGTGTCCTCTTGACAAAGCTGCTGACTCCATCATTTGGACATAATGGGGCCTCTCATCCACAGCGTTGCAGTTCTCCTCCTGTGACTGCGGTCGCTATTATTGCCGGACCTATTAATAGAGCGATCCATCATCATTTGCATCAGCATCATCAAGCTCGTCAACATCACATGATGGCCTGATGGTCTTTGACTGCGCTCCGCTCCTGTCAATCCCGAATGTCTGTTGATCTGTTAACACTCCGGCTCCAGCCTCAGTCAAACTTAATTCGAAGGCTAAAGTTCATGAGCTTTTCGAATCGCGGATAGCTGATTGACTCCCGACCTGACACGCATCACCGTGGCTTAACCGTGCATGACAGCGTCCGTATGATGTTTGAGGTCTCGAAAAATCTCTCACTCCGCTCGCGCTTTGAAGACTGATtctgtgatttttatgtttGCTGGAAAGACTTTTAGAGGAATTATCCCGGAAAATTTGATTATGTTATGAGTGTGCTTGACGGGATTTATTTTTAGCTACGTTAGCCGTGTGTTTCTGGCAACGTCAGAACAGTTTAGCTTGTTGATCGGTTCAGACTAAAATATATCTTGGCTGTGTTTGGGGCTAATGAGCAACGCTAGCACGCCGGGCTAAGATGTTAAACGCTATACCGCGTAAATGTCATAATATTAGCCTTGTCACCGTTAGCGTGTTAGCAGGCTGTCGTGATTTGTTTACACAAAGCATTGTTGCACGGCTGTAGACTCTTTAACCCCATTTATAGACTTAATTCTGTCTAAGGTGTAATTTCACATCACCTGTGCTTTTCACTGACGTTAATCCTGTCTGGAGTTCATATGAGGATAATCTTTCACTTCAGTTATAATTACAGATGCAATTACCTACAGGTTTGggtaggtgtgtgtgagtgtgtgtgtgtgtgtgggagagagaacTCTGCCCACATGGACTTCTGCATGGAAGTAGTTTTCTTCCtccaggaagagctgctatttcTTACAATTTATCGGTTCAGGGTGATTTTGTCCGTTGCGTCAAAtatggttttggttttggttatGGTTAATCTGATCTGTCTGCATGAAGACCTATTTAAGGAAGTAATTAAAGCTAtcaggagattaaaaaaaatctcattgaATGTTGGCACAGTCAGTAAGCATTTAGTGTTTCTGGCACTTCCTGCTGAACATTCTTGATGAATTGTCCTCAGGTTCCCTTCCAGCTTGCCTGTGAAATAACTAAAGAATGTAACCTTTTTTTTgaagggcggggcttagctggaggcaaaacatctcaaaccctatagcctgtaaacgacggttagcatatttcagcgGATTGTTTTAGCTGGAATGGATGAGTAAAACGCATTttttttagagaatatacaaacacactcactccccaagactgtgagtgttattttacaAAGTTCTGACTGATGGGGCTATATTCACtaacccctacactctcactcactgaaatgaacgatttgaccaaaggaggacacggaggggatgaagtctggttcgtctttatcaagtgaagcctctctaacaaagatatcacaagaagtaagaggaaccactgtggaagCTAACGTAGTAAATACAATTTCTGCTTAGTCACCCCTGAAGCATACTCACGTTttgttagctagcagttagcattagcattaacatgtaacaacaatcctccaaataatgattaacttaacgtaatttcagtcacaatttattctaacccgtaacgttatccaggctcaAACTGATGATTCATTACATATAAATGTGACCTATTAATGTGTGTTGCAAGAGTTGTTGATTATTGTCTCACTCTAATCCTTTCTTTCAATCGCcttcaaccaaagttgtctacaactggcagtggatAGTATGCGATAAAACTTCCAGTTAGTGCTTTTTTTTCGGCTTTGGcccccaaaaatacaacaagacgacattttaCCAGTTGGCAGTGACAGCGTTCGACTCAAGCTTCCCtccgttttgcctccagctaatgttgtgacGTCATAGTGACGCAGGCCATGAAGAGGTCTACAGAACTGGTCTCTCCAAtcttcagtttattcattctagatgatcgtgtggaaatatttgtgcatttgaacGTTTAGTTGACATTAGCCCAGTGTTCCCAAACCCCAAAACCATAATGCGCTGTTAAATAACTCGGTTTTCTGCGTCTCTATTGCCCATGTCTATTTCTTGATGGTTAAAATGTCAGGGAGATTAATTACAGCGTCAGCTGAAATCATTAGGATCATTAAGCTTAACAGAGTAAAACTCAGGCCTCTGCCAGAGTTGTTAGCTAGTTGGAGGGAAAAGGAGGGTGAATACACCCGCGCCCGAAGCAGTGTGCCTACGAAGTGCACAAGTTCAAATAAACTGGAGAGGCCAGTCTGTACATCTATAATCATTTTAGAGCCACGTTTAACACGATGTCCTCTTTGTTCCTGACAGATATGTGCCATGAAATCCAAACTGACACGAAACTACTTCACATTCTTCTGTTTCCACAACCACAAGGCAATTTAGAAAACGCTTTGATCACTCTAGAGTCAAAAAGGGACAAATTATCTCTGCAAGTCTCAACCCAAAGTGCATGTCACAACCTTCTGATAGAAAAGGGATGGAGGGGAAAAAGCGTGTTGTGTAGCCATGGTGCTGTTCACGGTCGTGCTAAGTGAAAGGACACTGAGATCTCCTTGGCAAGGTCTCGTTCTGCCCAGTGAACCTGAAACAGCCTGTAGGAGCTGTGAGTCAGGTAGCTGACCGGAGCTACAGCCGGCAGCCTCGGAGGGCCGCGCGCGCCGAGAGGCGAGCCCGTGATGCAAAAACGGTTAGTCAGTCAAAAGTGTGGATCACTGATGTTAGCGCCAGAGGTCAGCGCGTTCAGGCTCAGACCTATAGCTCCGTCCAACCCGGCTGCCTTTGCGCCgccctgtcctcctccctctgccctcGCTATCGTGTTAGCGCAGGAACGTGCAGTAATGAATTCAGAATGTGTGCTCTTAATGATTTTGCCCTATTCGGAGCTAAGGACCCAGGGAGCCTGTAGCGCAAGAAGACATTTAATGCAACAGAGGGGAATGCGGGGGTGAGGGTGTCGTGGCATGAGAGAACAATTGGCTCCAGATCTCTcctcggtgtgtgtttgtgtgcgtctcatGGGAGGAGAGGCAGGGATTTGAGATAGCTGACATTTTATCCTCACAGTCTTGAAGTGGCAAACTGCTCGGCACACATTTGATCGCAGTGTGTTTTGCCGTCTGCCAAAGGACTTTGAGACTTTCTTTGAGTGGGTCTTCCCGGTTATGGTTTGGCTCGGTCGGACGACCACAGCCGCTCcgcaatgtgtgttttcttttggttCTTTATCTGCCACATGGTCAAAACATGGCTTCTATTAAAACAAAGTGCCTCTCGAGTATTGCTGCGTCAGCCTCCGTGGAGCTCACGGcccatcttttctttcttttttttttgttgttttttttaatcagctcaGGCGAATGAGGGCTTTTGCAGATAATCGGAAAGCAGCTGctcccttcctttttttctgctttgataACAACTCGAATCTTCTTCGTCGGAAATCTGCCTTCGCAAAACTCCCCTTTCCAGCTCGCCTTGTTGTCTGTGTTGAGTCTCAAGTTTAGCGTCTGATCCACTTCCTGGTTTTCCTCCAAGTccaaataaatactgaaaaaaaacaaaacaaaaaaaaaaaaaacgttgctgCGCTAGACACGAGGACGTCATAACGTTGTGAAAGTCAGACTTGAGAATCCCTTCGGGGCACATGAGTGATAGTAAAAGGGTTACGACCCTGACCGGAATGACGTCTTTGATCGGCAAGGACGCGGAGGTAGGTAGGTGAGTAAGTTTTAAgtcacacaataaaacaacagcatgaTTACATTTACTCACTTTTAGCTTGTgcaagtgtttgtgtgataGAAAACCCTTCTCGGGTTCTAAGGGTGGTTAACAGGAAAACCTGCAGTGCCAGCAGTTTCTGGGACCAAATGCTCACATGCAGGTTTTTATCAtcgaaaaaaaaggaaagcaaatTCTCTGACTTTGTCTGCGTCTGCAACTCCCGCTAAGCCTCAGGGAGCCTTAGCGTTATCCGGTAACTGAGCGCCGATTCCCGAAGACCGACCCGGCGCGTCTTAAACAAGCCTGGACACGGATGCCCTGCAGTGATTCAgagcttgtaaaaaaaaaaaaaaagaaatttaaataaaataaataaaaaaagaaatcatccaACTCCcccacaaacacccacacatgtcATCCACTCACACACTCCGCTCTCACTCACGCTCTTACTCACACATGTAAATGCGCTTTTGCTGGTGCGCCGCCTCGTACGCGGCTCGGTCGAACGCACCTCACGGTCAGACATGTTTTCGTGTCTCACCTCAGCTGACAATTACTGTTTGCTGCGTTCCCCGGACGGGAGATCTCGTGCAGGTTTGCGATGGGTGGAGGCGAGCAGAGGCCGCCACAGGCAGCGCAATTAGCAGCTTGTGGTCTGTTAGTGGCTCTCTAATTACCTCGCATTTAATGTAGTTTACCTTAAGTAGTGCATTTAGGAAGCCCTGCACCAAATATAGACTCTCTCTGGGGGGAACTTAAGAGTCTTGTTTGGTCACAAATCGCTGCTTAAATTCTCCGTAAGTCGGTGTTGTTTACTAGAGTTTCAAACGGAGAAGGTATATCTGGAGAATTGCGCGCATAAAACCACAGGCGGGCGTTTACGTGCTCTAGTTTTTGTGCAGATGTAACAGGATCGAGATGTGTTCGTAGTCGACGAGCGCGGTGTCAGCCTAATCATCTGCTCCTTTAGTCTCTCTGTTAACACGTTTGTTTTTAGCCGTTAATGACTATTAAATGTCAACTTTAAGGAaccagctgcaaaaaaaaaaaaaaaaaaaaaaagccttcgaATAGTTTTCCCTAAAGTCAAGAGCGAATAacaccccccaacacacacacacacacacacacacaccccccttCCTTCATATCTCACTCTGAAAGTTTGGACTTAGTCATCTTCACAGTGCCTGTCAAACAGTTCGCTGCTTTGTCATTCCTCATCGCCGTGTCAGTCTGGGCAAAGTCTGAGGTGTCCTCATTTATTATCGCATCTACCTCCACAACAAAGACTTTGTTGTGGTGGATTTTCTCACGGCGTAACAAGCGTTTTTAATACCCGGACGTCACCTTTTCGGGATTTCACCTCTCGCtcgagagaggaggggagaggaacGTCTTGATGTTTTCGGGGGCCTCCGATTTGTTTCCCGTCGCCGGCGTTTTTGCAGGTTTTTAATGGGGCCTTCTCGCTCGGCGTTTCGCTGTAAAGCGCAGGGTACAGAAATAGCTAAACAACGCCCGGCGGCGAGAGCCTCGCATCCATAATCACCCCGGCCTAGTGATTGAAGAGGCCCCTCTAAAAGGCAGCGCAGGTGGAAGTGTAGGTGGTCTCCCCCCCAAGCTCTCTCCTCGCGCTGCGTATGCACACACAGCTGCCGCGCAACCTGCACAACACGCACACTCACAGCcgacactgctgctgctgctgccgccgccgctgctttCACTCCACT
This genomic interval carries:
- the junbb gene encoding junB proto-oncogene, AP-1 transcription factor subunit b gives rise to the protein MSTKMEQPFYHDDSFLSAYGHSDAAMHDYKLLKQNMNLNLTEPYRNLKSQLRAETDLYQGGQQDVGSLKLASPELERLIIQNSNGVITTPTPGQYFYNRGITDEQEGFAEGFVKALDELHKMNQMPPPNVSIGAGGVTTCSPAASSVFGSALQPEPPIYTTLNAYCPNTSLSSASSYPTATISYLPPHQQSHPQTSTHGTHPFQHTLPGSGLHPQRLVALKEEPQTVPDLLSSDGSPPMSPIDLETQERIKAERKRLRNRLAATKCRRRKLERIARLEEKVKVLKNDNAGLSNTASVLRDQVAQLKQKVLTHVSSGCQLMLTSKMEAF